A single region of the Solanum stenotomum isolate F172 unplaced genomic scaffold, ASM1918654v1 scaffold10253, whole genome shotgun sequence genome encodes:
- the LOC125849735 gene encoding uncharacterized protein LOC125849735: MAAQGTCLNHVSRESSDINRLAQFYIEIFGFEKVEAPRFEFDVIWLKLAPSFYLHLIERDPTTKLPEGPWSATSAIADPKNLPRGHHVCFTISNFDSFVQKLKEKGIEVHERTQPDGKT; encoded by the exons atggCAGCACAAGGAACATGCCTTAATCACGTCTCCCGAGAATCCTCTGATATCAATCGCCTTGCCCAATTTTACATTGAG ATATTTGGGTTTGAGAAAGTTGAAGCTCCaagatttgaatttgatgtgaTATGGTTGAAGCTGGCACCATCTTTCTATCTTCACCTTATCGAGAGAGACCCGACTACGAAGCTTCCCGAAGGTCCATGGAGTGCCACGTCAGCCATCGCCGACCCGAAAAATCTGCCCAGAGGTCACCATGTCTGCTTCACCATCTCCAATTTCGATTCTTTTGTTCAGAAACTCAAG GAGAAAGGAATTGAAGTTCACGAGAGGACTCAACCAGATGGCAAAACC